A part of Setaria viridis chromosome 8, Setaria_viridis_v4.0, whole genome shotgun sequence genomic DNA contains:
- the LOC117833518 gene encoding uncharacterized protein isoform X3 has product MMHIMLSGDMAKKMKKMNKRLKQIKEQSKSYGIGWVSSEPKKDAVEEQETTSVVSAVVGRTVEKQAVINILLSSNNKACSTNTHPQETSHCTVIHGLAGVGKTALAQLVFNDERIQEAFPHRAWVYLYQNWHEKEIGRAIISVVEHRPCNLEILESIYQHLKKVLLSRWLIVLDNLWDSDHLAKLQGVLGSNVSILVTSRREIRLNMPKATLFPLDPLSDRLSFALVKQVASSYFLEGDIPEIAVEKIVKMCRGVPLALKCVASLLKPERSVNELLSLIKAIFPPKSDYGTTDIQQTVFASLKLTYHLMTPSLKLCFAYCAIFAKGYEIDREDLCHQWIALGLTEKMYAEDSVRELLIMSFLQDSEPPAITRSSSGVPSKLKMHDLVHDLAKLVADDELVVINQEDVVCASDSPRYAMVFACKLENLHKNKLLAGLRALHTKDSNGLKFKWYNSSFVKCLRILDISGLCTEKLPSSIGNMMQLRYLNASGIQCEVLPKAIGTLLELQYINLHGSRISALPDSVTKLGQLMHLDISDCVHLQTLPNSFCNLECLRFLSLKNCCRLSSLPDDLARLKNLEKLNLSGCSCLHTLPKSLGGLDSLKQLDLSGCKKLTMLPKSFISLTGLQYLNISSCSELDIPVDALNKLTKLNYIDMSSCPKLLGLPQEFCSLKHLHTLNLSDCSKLANLPEKLGQMESIKFILLDGCTESVRKPILQHRLGAGLQSLPAFVVETKDGSIRSNISQLEQEKFSELELYRLENIRTVDEAKALKMPDRSGLRSLGLMWTLNVDRFVEDEALLQALEPHENLKKLRVQGYMGERFPKWKLELGSSRQGQLQEVGLMHFPMCNSLPQLGQLANLKKLHLCRMHKIRTLGRELSSNTGGLRNLQNFTLEYMENLEEWCTTMTSATGQRKQEGFMFPALQELNIYHCPLLTMNPCPPRSINWEVRASGVSAQLLLQKDEVMQSLADYMGLQCPFAYTTELHVSGSNSSSPLLPTDGWKFNGSLITLKDLTSDCCSLIDTLLAKGNSMQCLVNLEISGIKDTNSLLEEVESVAYCTRSSLAKSWPDWFSQQPSINSASPHFIVTGYASCGLDGWIDKVTSFLGNLIRINMEDLPMCDHLPPLGQLPMLQELRLKGMPKIRSIDRDFCGSHQSSHALFFPRLTRFVLNGMPNLEDWVTKVSGASDPCGQEEFMFPKLVKLTIWNCPKLKLKPCPPRAMEWDINNSDQVIASNYDINSGGYLVTMLQVLLCKVLPNDWKLLHHLPGIQSLAIVSCHGMEALPDSIQYLSSLQSLTVSKCHGLKHLPEWLGDLTSLERLMVVSCPLEFLPGSLKRLSFLRSLTLSLCDRLAALPGWMGDLKSLVKITIEECKSLKSLPQLYQLEHLLIQCNDELEWWCKSKVNQHKFSQTLKKGFFLESPMGTNSCILPARSLHILWGKDDRYWRLNSIPESRFALSMELIEVWWLVIEGWVPAEFLSTDTSYDIYLVYKLADEHDGLRWGESYVAVDGVHTTDGIVSFVDEDAVRVDGVAYPVTRSEGWMELWLGEFYNKHGDTEVKVSASEKTDTYAKIGLIIEGMEVRKKNRSIS; this is encoded by the exons ATGATGCAC ATAATGTTGAGCGGTGACATGGCtaagaaaatgaagaaaatgaaTAAAAGGTTGAAACAAATAAAGGAGCAAAGCAAAAGTTACGGGATTGGCTGGGTATCATCTGAGCCCAAAAAGGATGCTGTTGAGGAACAAGAAACAACATCAGTGGTATCAGCCGTGGTTGGTCGTACAGTTGAGAAACAAGCAGTCATTAATATACTGCTTAGCTCCAATAACAAAGCTTGTTCAACTAACACACACCCTCAAGAAACTAGTCACTGTACTGTTATTCATGGACTTGCTGGTGTTGGTAAGACCGCACTAGCACAATTGGTGTTTAATGACGAAAGAATccaggaggcctttcctcatcGGGCATGGGTTTACTTGTACCAAAATTGGCACGAAAAGGAGATTGGAAGAGCTATAATCTCTGTCGTTGAACATAGGCCTTGTAATCTCGAGATTCTTGAATCTATATACCAACATCTCAAAAAGGTGCTCCTGAGTAGATGGCTCATTGTATTGGACAATCTCTGGGATTCAGATCACTTAGCCAAACTGCAGGGTGTACTAGGAAGCAATGTCTCGATCTTAGTTACTTCACGCAGAGAAATTCGATTGAATATGCCCAAAGCAACATTATTCCCATTGGATCCATTGTCAGACAGACTTAGCTTTGCTTTAGTTAAGCAAGTTGCATCCTCATATTTTCTTGAAGGTGATATTCCAGAAATTGCAGTGGAAAAAATTGTAAAGATGTGCAGAGGTGTACCTTTGGCTCTTAAATGTGTTGCGTCCCTATTGAAACCAGAAAGAAGCGTTAATGAACTGTTGAGTTTAATAAAAGCTATCTTTCCGCCCAAATCAGATTATGGAACAACGGATATCCAGCAAACTGTTTTTGCATCCCTTAAGCTGACATACCACTTAATGACTCCGAGTCTCAAGTTATGCTTTGCTTACTGTGCAATTTTCGCTAAAGGCTATGAAATTGATCGGGAAGACTTATGCCACCAATGGATTGCTCTTGGCCTAACTGAAAAGATGTATGCAGAGGACAGCGTCCGTGAGTTATTGATCATGTCATTTCTTCAGGATTCAGAGCCGCCTGCG ATCACGAGGAGCAGTTCTGGAGTTCCTTCCAAACTTAAGATGCATGATCTGGTACACGACCTTGCTAAGTTAGTTGCTGATGATGAATTGGTAGTTATCAATCAGGAGGATGTGGTATGTGCATCTGATTCACCTCGTTATGCCATGGTTTTTGCTTGTAAGTTGGAAAACTTGCATAAGAATAAATTGTTAGCTGGGTTAAGGGCTCTTCATACAAAAGATTCTAATGGACTGAAATTTAAATGGTACAATTCCTCGTTTGTCAAATGCCTGCGGATCTTGGATATTAGTGGGCTATGTACTGAGAAGCTTCCTTCCTCGATTGGAAATATGATGCAGCTGAGGTACCTTAATGCTTCAGGAATACAATGCGAAGTGCTCCCCAAAGCCATTGGCACTTTGTTAGAACTGCAATATATCAATCTACATGGCAGTAGAATTTCAGCACTACCAGACTCAGTTACCAAATTGGGTCAGTTGATGCATCTAGACATTTCGGACTGTGTGCATCTGCAGACATTGCCCAACTCGTTTTGCAATCTCGAATGCCTGCGTTTTTTGTCCCTAAAGAACTGTTGTCGACTAAGTTCATTACCTGACGATCTTGCCAGACTAAAGAATTTAGAGAAACTAAATTTGTCAGGCTGCTCCTGTCTTCACACTTTGCCAAAATCCCTTGGTGGGCTGGACTCCTTAAAACAATTGGACCTATCAGGTTGTAAGAAACTCACCATGCTCCCGAAATCTTTCATTAGCCTTACTGGTCTACAATATCTGAATATCTCAAGCTGTTCTGAGTTAGATATACCTGTCGATGCTCTTAACAAGCTAACAAAATTGAACTATATAGATATGTCATCTTGTCCGAAACTTCTAGGCCTCCCTCAAGAATTTTGCAGCCTTAAACATCTCCACACACTGAATCTCTCAGATTGTTCTAAATTAGCAAATTTACCAGAGAAGCTGGGCCAAATGGAAAGCATCAAGTTCATTTTGCTCGATGGTTGTACGGAATCGGTGAGGAAACCCATTCTACAACATAGGCTGGGTGCTGGTCTGCAGTCCTTACCAGCATTTGTCGTTGAAACAAAGGATGGCAGCATACGGAGCAACATTTCCCAACTCGAGCAGGAGAAGTTCTCTGAGCTGGAACTGTATCGCCTCGAGAATATACGGACAGTTGATGAGGCTAAAGCGCTGAAGATGCCTGATAGATCAGGACTACGTAGTTTGGGACTTATGTGGACATTAAATGTTGACCGATTCGTTGAAGATGAAGCACTGCTTCAGGCGCTTGAGCCACATGAAAATCTTAAAAAGTTAAGGGTGCAAGGTTACATGGGCGAAAGGTTTCCTAAATGGAAACTAGAACTTGGTTCCTCCCGCCAGGGTCAGCTTCAGGAAGTTGGATTAATGCATTTTCCAATGTGCAACAGTTTGCCGCAGCTTGGGCAGCTTGCAAATCTCAAGAAGCTTCACCTATGCCGGATGCACAAAATAAGGACATTGGGAAGAGAATTGTCTAGTAACACTGGAGGACTCAGGAATTTGCAAAATTTCACTTTGGAATATATGGAGAACCTGGAAGAATGGTGCACAACTATGACATCAGCTACTGGCCAGCGGAAGCAGGAAGGGTTCATGTTCCCTGCGCTTCAGGAACTGAACATATACCATTGCCCTCTGTTAACAATGAATCCCTGCCCTCCAAGAAGCATAAATTGGGAAGTAAGAGCAAGTGGTGTCTCAGCACAACTGCTTCTTCAGAAGGATGAGGTGATGCAATCGTTGGCAGACTATATGGGGTTGCAGTGTCCCTTTGCTTACACCACCGAGCTGCATGTTAGTGGCTCCAACAGCAGTTCCCCACTTCTTCCTACTGATGGATGGAAATTCAATGGTTCTCTCATCACTCTAAAGGATTTGACAAGTGATTGCTGCAGTTTGATTGACACATTGCTAGCGAAAGGTAACAGCATGCAATGTTTAGTTAACCTAGAGATTTCAGGCATCAAAGATACAAATAGCTTGCTGGAAGAAGTTGAATCAGTTGCATACTGCACCCGATCGAGCCTCGCCAAATCATGGCCAGATTGGTTTTCACAGCAACCTAGCATAAACAGTGCATCACCACATTTTATAGTAACAGGTTATGCAAGTTGTGGACTCGATGGCTGGATTGATAAAGTGACCTCCTTTCTTGGCAACCTTATACGGATCAACATGGAGGACCTTCCTATGTGCGACCACCTACCACCACTTGGTCAGTTGCCAATGCTGCAGGAGCTGCGACTAAAAGGGATGCCTAAAATAAGAAGTATTGATCGGGACTTCTGTGGGAGTCACCAATCATCACATGCATTGTTTTTCCCAAGGTTAACAAGGTTTGTTTTGAATGGTATGCCAAACCTTGAAGATTGGGTGACAAAGGTGTCAGGTGCAAGTGATCCGTGCGGCCAGGAGGAATTCATGTTCCCCAAGCTTGTCAAGTTGACAATTTGGAACTGCCCCAAGCTTAAGCTGAAGCCATGCCCCCCAAGAGCAATGGAATGGGATATAAATAACAGCGATCAAGTAATAGCGTCAAACTATGATATAAACAGTGGAGGTTATCTTGTGACTATGCTACAAGTATTGTTATGCAAAGTTCTACCCAACGATTGGAAATTGCTTCATCACCTCCCTGGGATCCAAAGCTTGGCTATTGTTAGCTGCCACGGGATGGAAGCTTTACCAGATAGCATTCAATACCTTTCCTCACTCCAGTCGCTAACTGTAAGTAAATGTCATGGCCTGAAACACCTACCTGAATGGTTGGGGGACCTCACCTCCCTTGAGAGGTTGATGGTTGTGAGTTGCCCCTTGGAGTTCTTACCAGGGAGCTTGAAGCGCCTCTCTTTCCTTCGGTCGCTCACTCTGAGCCTTTGTGACAGACTGGCAGCACTGCCAGGGTGGATGGGTGATCTCAAATCACTCGTGAAGATTACAATTGAAGAATGCAAGAGCCTTAAATCTTTGCCTCAGCTTTATCAGCTGGAACATCTACTCATTCAGTGTAATGATGAACTAGAATGGTGGTGCAAATCAAAAGTGAACCAACATAAGTTTTCTCAAACTCTAAAGAAG GGTTTCTTCCTGGAGAGTCCTATGGGGACCAACAGCTGCATCTTACCAGCTAGATCGTTGCATATACTTTGGGGAAAAGACGACAGATACTGGAGGTTGAATTCTATTCCTGAGTCCAG GTTCGCATTATCGATGGAGCTCATAGAAGTCTGGTGGCTCGTGATTGAGGGCTGGGTCCCTGCGGAGTTCCTCTCCACCGATACTAGTTATGATATATACCTTGTCTACAAGCTGGCAGATGAGCATGATGGCCTCAGATGGGGGGAGTCCTATGTAGCAGTGGATGGAGTACACACCACTGATGGCATTGTTTCCTTTGTCGATGAAGATGCCGTGCGTGTAGATGGCGTGGCTTACCCGGTTACCCGTTCAGAAGGTTGGATGGAGCTCTGGCTTGGTGAGTTTTACAATAAGCATGGTGATACCGAGGTAAAAGTGAGTGCCTCAGAGAAAACCGATACCTATGCCAAGATAGGGCTCATCATTGAGGGCATGGAGGTCAGAAAGAAGAACCGGAGTATTAGCTAG